In Humulus lupulus chromosome 7, drHumLupu1.1, whole genome shotgun sequence, the following are encoded in one genomic region:
- the LOC133790290 gene encoding callose synthase 3: MASRGRSDQPPQPQRRIQRTQTAGNLGESIFDSEVVPSSLVEIAPILRVANEVESSNPRVAYLCRFYAFEKAHRLDPTSSGRGVRQFKTALLQRLERENDPTLMGRVKKSDAREMQSFYQHYYKKYIQALQNAAEKADRAQLTKAYQTANVLFEVLKAVNMTQSMEVDREILEAQDKVAEKTQILVPYNILPLDPDSANQAIMRYPEIQAAVVALRNTRGLPWPKDYNKRKDEDILDWLQSMFGFQKDSVANQREHLILLLANVHIRQFPKPDQQPKLDDCALTEVMKKLFKNYKKWCKYLGRKSSLWLPTIQQEVQQRKLLYMGLYLLIWGEAANLRFMPECLCYIYHHMAFELYGMLAGNVSPMTGENVKPAYGGEDEAFLRKVVTPIYEVIAEEAERSKRGRSKHSQWRNYDDLNEYFWSVDCFRLGWPMRADADFFCMPLEQRRPNRNGDSSRPISSDRWVGKVNFVEIRSFWHVFRSFDRMWSFFILCLQAMIIIAWNGTGQPGAIFSGDVFKKVLSVFITAAIMKLGQAFLDVILSWKAQRSMSFHVKLRYILKVVSAAAWVIVLPVTYAYTWENPPGFAQTIKSWFGNNSNSPSLFILAVVIYLSPNMLAGVLFLFPFIRRFLERSNYRIVMLMMWWSQPRLYVGRGMHESTFSLFKYTMFWVLLIITKLAFSYYIEIKPLVGPTKAIMEVHISTFQWHEFFPRAKNNIGVVIALWAPIILVYFMDTQIWYAIFSTLFGGIYGAFRRLGEIRTLGMLRSRFESLPGAFNARLVPVEKNEPKKKGLRATLSRKFAEIPSNKEKGAAKFAQLWNKIISSFREEDLISNREMDLLLVPYWADRDLDLIQWPPFLLASKIPIALDMAKDSNGKDKDLKKRIEADSYMSCAVCECYASFRNIITFLVQGKREKEVVEYIFKVVDKHIEDGDLLTEFKMSSLPTLYGHFVKLIQFLLENKSDDSNSVVLVFQDMLETVTRDIMMEDQISSLVDSIHGGAGNEGMIPLDQQYQLFASAGAIYFPINPLTEAWKEKIKRLYLLLTTKESAMDVPSNLEARRRMSFFSNSLFMDMPDAPKVRNMLSFSVLTPYYTEEVLFSLRDLEEPNEDGVSILFYLQKIFPDEWENFLERVECSNEEQLKSSEEFEEKLRLWASYRGQTLTRTVRGMMYYRKALELQAFLDMARDEDLMEGYKAVELNSEDQHKGERSLWAQCQAVADMKFTYVVSCQLYGIHKRSGDARAQDILRLMTTYPSLRVAYIDEVEQPSKDRSTSRTNPKLYYSTLVKAAFPTKSIDSHEPVQNLDQIIYKIRLPGPAILGEGKPENQNHAIIFTRGEGLQTIDMNQDNYMEEALKMRNLLQEFLKKHDGVRFPSILGLREHIFTGSVSSLAWFMSNQETSFVTIGQRLLANPLKVRFHYGHPDVFDRLFHLTRGGVSKASKVINLSEDIFAGFNSTLREGNVTHHEYIQVGKGRDVGLNQISMFEAKVANGNGEQTVSRDIYRLGHRFDFFRMLSCYFTTIGFYFSTLVTVLTVYVFLYGRLYLVLSGLEEGLSTQPGVRDNKPLQVALASQSFVQIGFLMALPMLMEIGLERGFRTALSEFVLMQLQLAPVFFTFSLGTKTHYYGRTLLHGGAKYRSTGRGFVVFHAKFADNYRLYSRSHFVKGLELMILLIVYQIFGQPYRSDVAYVLITISMWFMVGTWLFAPFLFNPSGFEWQKIVDDWTDWNKWISNRGGIGVPPEKSWESWWEEEQEHLRHSGIRGIVVEILLAVRFFIYQYGLVYHLTISSNKSFLVYGISWLVIFVILFVMKTVSVGRRKFSANFQLMFRLIKGLIFMTFVGIIITLIALPHMTVQDILVCILAFMPTGWGMLLIAQALKPVVHKAGFWGSVRTLARGFEIVMGLLLFTPVAFLAWFPFVSEFQTRMLFNQAFSRGLQISRILGGQRKDRASRNKE, from the exons ATGGCGTCTAGAGGGAGGTCCGATCAGCCTCCGCAGCCGCAGCGGCGGATCCAGCGGACACAGACGGCCGGTAACCTTGGAGAGTCTATATTTGACAGTGAGGTTGTGCCGTCTTCGCTCGTTGAGATTGCTCCGATTCTCCGTGTTGCCAATGAGGTTGAGTCGAGCAATCCTAGGGTCGCTTATCTCT GTCGGTTTTATGCCTTTGAGAAAGCTCATAGATTGGATCCCACATCAAGTGGGCGTGGTGTTCGACAATTTAAAACTGCTCTCCTTCAACGTCTCGAAAGG GAGAATGATCCAACATTAATGGGAAGGGTTAAAAAAAGTGATGCACGTGAAATGCAAAGTTTTTATCAGCACTACTACAAGAAATATATCCAAGCTTTGCAAAATGCTGCAGAAAAAGCTGACCG TGCACAGCTTACCAAGGCATATCAGACTGCTAATGTTCTCTTTGAAGTCTTAAAGGCAGTTAATATGACGCAATCCATGGAAGTTGATCGAGAG ATTCTGGAAGCACAAGATAAAGTTGCAGAGAAGACTCAGATTCTAGTCCCCTATAATATTCTTCCTCTAGATCCTGACAGTGCAAATCAGGCAATTATGAGATATCCTGAG ATTCAAGCTGCTGTTGTTGCCCTCCGTAACACCAGGGGTCTTCCTTGGCCCAAGGACTATAACAAGAGAAAAGATGAAGACATTCTCGACTGGCTTCAGTCCATGTTTGGGTTTCAG AAGGATAGTGTGGCAAATCAAAGAGAGCACCTGATTTTATTACTTGCTAATGTCCACATTCGGCAATTTCCGAAGCCTGATCAACAACCCAAG TTGGATGATTGTGCACTGACAGAAGTGATGAAGAAGCtttttaaaaactacaaaaaatgGTGCAAGTACTTGGGTCGTAAAAGTAGCCTTTG GTTGCCAACCATACAGCAAGAAGTTCAACAGCGCAAACTTCTATACATGGGCTTGTATCTTTTAATATGGGGGGAGGCAGCAAATTTAAGATTTATGCCTGAATGCCTTTGTTATATATATCATCAT ATGGCCTTTGAATTGTATGGTATGCTAGCCGGGAATGTCAGTCCCATGACAGGTGAGAATGTGAAGCCAGCCTATGGAGGTGAAGATGAGGCTTTCTTGAGGAAAGTTGTTACTCCCATATATGAAGTGATTGCAGAG GAAGCTGAAAGGAGTAAACGAGGAAGATCAAAGCATTCGCAATGGAGGAACTATGATGATTTAAATGAATACTTTTG GTCAGTTGATTGCTTCCGGTTAGGTTGGCCAATGCGGGCAGATGCTGATTTCTTTTGTATGCCTCTTGAGCAACGTCGTCCCAACAGAAATGGG GATAGCAGCAGGCCAATTAGCAGCGATCGATGGGTTGGAAAAGTTAATTTTGTTGAGATACGGTCATTTTGGCATGTTTTCAGAAGCTTTGATCGTATGTGGAGTTTTTTTATTCTATGCTTGCAG GCTATGATTATTATTGCATGGAATGGTACTGGACAACCTGGTGCAATCTTTAGTGGTGATGTTTTCAAGAAAGTGTTAAGTGTCTTTATAACTGCTGCAATAATGAAGCTTGGGCAAG CTTTTCTTGATGTGATACTTAGTTGGAAAGCACAACGGAGTATGTCATTTCATGTCAAGTTACGGTATATATTGAAGGTTGTTTCAGCTGCTGCTTGGGTGATAGTTCTACCGGTTACTTATGCTTATACTTGGGAAAACCCTCCTGGATTTGCTCAAACCATCAAAAGTTGGTTTGGAAACAATTCAAATTCGCCTTCTTTGTTTATTTTGGCTGTTGTTATCTACTTGTCTCCAAATATGCTGGCTGGAGTATTGTTTCTATTTCCTTTCATTCGTCGTTTCCTTGAGAGATCAAATTATAGAATTGTGATGCTAATGATGTGGTGGTCTCAG CCTCGCCTCTATGTTGGCAGGGGAATGCATGAGAGTACATTTTCTCTTTTCAA GTATACTATGTTTTGGGTTCTCCTTATAATCACAAAGCTGGCATTCAGTTACTATATAGAG ATAAAGCCTCTAGTAGGTCCGACAAAAGCTATCATGGAAGTACATATATCTACTTTTCAGTGGCATGAGTTCTTTCCCCGTG CAAAAAATAATATTGGTGTTGTTATTGCACTTTGGGCTCCAATTATTCTT GTCTATTTTATGGATACCCAGATTTGGTATGCAATATTCTCTACGTTATTTGGTGGTATTTATGGAGCATTCCGTCGTCTTGGAGAG ATTCGAACACTGGGAATGCTTAGATCTCGTTTTGAGTCCCTTCCTGGTGCTTTTAATGCCCGTTTGGTACCGGTAGAAAAGAATGAGCCAAAGAAGAAAGGGCTGAGGGCAACCCTCTCTCGCAAATTTGCTGAG ATCCCATCTAACAAAGAGAAGGGGGCAGCAAAGTTTGCTCAGCTGTGGAACAAAATCATAAGTAGCTTTAGAGAGGAAGACCTTATAAGCAACAG GGAAATGGACCTTTTGCTGGTTCCGTACTGGGCTGACCGTGATCTGGATCTTATACAGTGGCCTCCATTTTTACTTGCCAGCAAG ATCCCGATAGCATTAGACATGGCTAAGGACAGCAATGGAAAAGATAAAGATCTGAAAAAGAGAATTGAGGCCGACAGTTACATGTCTTGTGCTGTTTGTGAATGCTATGCTTCATTCAGAAACATTATTACGTTCCTGGTACAAGGGAAGCGTGAAAAAGA GGTTGTTGAGTATATATTCAAGGTGGTTGACAAACACATAGAAGATGGTGATCTACTTACTGAATTCAAGATGAGTTCCCTCCCTACACTTTATGGACACTTCGTTAAGCTTATTCAATTTTTG TTGGAAAATAAGTCAGACGATAGCAATTCGGTCGTGCTTGTTTTCCAGGACATGTTGGAGACTGTGACCAGAGATATAATGATGGAGGATCAAATATCAAG TTTGGTGGATTCAATTCATGGTGGAGCTGGCAATGAGGGGATGATTCCACTGGATCAACAGTATCAGTTATTTGCATCGGCTGGAGCTATTTATTTTCCTATCAATCCTCTGACGGAAGCATGGAAGGAAAAG ATAAAACGGTTGTATCTATTGCTTACCACAAAGGAATCTGCTATGGATGTGCCATCCAATTTGGAAGCAAGAAGAAGGATGTCTTTTTTCTCAAATTCATTGTTTATGGACATGCCTGATGCCCCAAAAGTTCGCAATATGCTTTCTTTCTC GGTTTTGACTCCTTACTATACAGAGGAGGTTCTTTTCTCCTTGCGTGATTTGGAAGAGCCAAATGAAGATGGTGTCTCAATACTATTTTACTTGCAAAAGATCTTCCCAG ATGAATGGGAAAACTTTCTTGAGCGAGTGGAATGCAGTAACGAGGAGCAACTAAAATCATCTGAAGAATTCGAAGAAAAACTTCGTCTTTGGGCTTCATACAGAGGCCAGACTTTGACTAGAACTG TGAGGGGTATGATGTACTACCGGAAAGCATTGGAGCTTCAGGCTTTTCTTGATATGGCCAGAGATGAGG ATTTAATGGAGGGCTATAAGGCTGTAGAGTTGAATTCAGAGGATCAACATAAAGGAGAACGATCTCTGTGGGCGCAATGTCAAGCAGTAGCTGATATGAAATTCACATATGTCGTATCTTGCCAACTCTATGGTATTCACAAGCGGTCTGGTGATGCTCGTGCACAAGACATTTTGAGGCTAATGACAAC ATATCCATCACTTCGCGTGGCATACATTGATGAGGTTGAGCAACCTAGCAAAGATAGATCAACTTCAAGAACAAACCCCAAACTTTATTATTCAACTCTGGTAAAAGCTGCTTTCCCAACAAAGTCCATTGATTCACATGAACCGGTTCAAAATCTTGACCAG attatatataaaataaggcTTCCAGGACCTGCTATCTTGGGTGAGGGAAAGCCAGAAAACCAGAATCATGCCATTATTTTCACGCGTGGGGAAGGTTTGCAAACAATAGACATGAACCAG GATAACTACATGGAAGAAGCCTTAAAAATGAGGAATTTGCTGCAAGAATTTCTTAAGAAGCATGATGGTGTGAGGTTTCCTTCAATTCTTGGACTTAGGGAACATATATTTACTGGCAG TGTTTCTTCTCTAGCTTGGTTCATGTCAAATCAGGAGACCAGTTTTGTTACTATTGGTCAGAGATTGTTGGCTAACCCACTGAA GGTTCGCTTCCACTATGGTCATCCGGATGTGTTTGATAGGCTCTTTCACCTTACTAGAGGAGGTGTCAGTAAAGCGTCGAAGGTTATTAATCTGAGTGAAGACATATTTGCTG GATTCAACTCTACGTTACGGGAGGGAAATGTAACTCATCATGAGTACATACAAGTAGGGAAGGGGAGAGATGTGGGTCTCAACCAGATTTCCATGTTTGAAGCAAAAGTTGCTAATGGAAATGGAGAGCAGACAGTCAGTCGGGATATATATCGACTTGGACATCGTTTCGATTTTTTCCGGATGTTGTCATGTTATTTCACCACAATTGGTTTCTACTTCAGTACTTTG GTAACCGTGCTTACTGTGTATGTGTTTCTCTATGGTCGTCTCTATCTTGTTCTTAGTGGGCTTGAAGAGGGTTTAAGTACTCAACCAGGTGTACGAGATAACAAACCCCTTCAAGTTGCTCTTGCTTCACAATCATTTGTCCAAATTGGATTTTTGATGGCCTTACCTATGTTGATGGAAATTGGTCTGGAAAGAGGTTTCCGAACCGCACTAAGTGAGTTTGTACTGATGCAACTTCAGTTAGCCCCTGTGTTTTTCACATTCTCGCTTGGAACAAAAACCCACTATTATGGAAGGACTCTACTTCATGGAGGAGCAAAATATAGGTCTACAGGTCGAGGATTTGTCGTGTTCCATGCCAAGTTTGCCGACAACTATAGGCTCTACTCCCGTAGCCATTTTGTCAAGGGTCTAGAGCTCATGATTTTGTTGATTGTGTACCAGATATTTGGCCAGCCTTATAGAAGTGATGTTGCTTATGTTTTAATTACTATATCCATGTGGTTTATGGTTGGCACCTGGCTTTTCGCACCTTTCCTATTCAATCCTTCTGGCTTCGAGTGGCAAAAAATTGTTGATGATTGGACTGATTGGAACAAGTGGATAAGCAATAGAGGAGGTATTGGTGTTCCGCCTGAAAAAAGTTGGGAATCATGGTGGGAGGAGGAACAAGAGCATCTCCGTCATTCTGGTATCCGTGGTATAGTAGTTGAGATACTATTGGCTGTACGATTCTTTATTTATCAGTATGGGCTTGTATATCACTTGACCATTTCATCGAACAAAAGTTTCCTG GTTTATGGCATCTCGTGGCTGGTGATATTTGTAATATTGTTTGTAATGAAG ACGGTGTCTGTCGGGAGGCGAAAGTTCAGCGCAAATTTCCAACTCATGTTTCGGCTAATCAAGGGGTTAATATTCATGACATTTGTGGGCATTATTATCACCCTAATTGCCCTTCCTCACATGACAGTGCAAGATATTCTAGTGTGTATTCTTGCTTTCATGCCAACTGGCTGGGGGATGCTTTTG ATTGCACAAGCCCTGAAACCCGTGGTCCACAAAGCTGGGTTCTGGGGATCAGTCCGAACGCTGGCTCGAGGATTCGAGATCGTGATGGGTTTGCTTCTGTTCACTCCGGTTGCATTCTTGGCGTGGTTTCCATTTGTGTCGGAATTCCAAACTCGTATGCTCTTCAACCAAGCATTCAGTAGAGGTCTTCAGATTTCTCGTATTCTTGGTGGCCAAAGGAAAGATCGAGCCTCCCGAAACAAGGAGTAG